The Pecten maximus chromosome 11, xPecMax1.1, whole genome shotgun sequence genome has a segment encoding these proteins:
- the LOC117337286 gene encoding cytochrome b5-like has translation MQSNSPIQLTKVLSSATSLATSVMASLIGRQDTSAISCGSHIEASTSLYSLKEVADHCDTESCWIVIHDKVYDVTHFIHEHPGGMEILLEHAGRDATLDFEEKGHSRQAYTILPGFCIGELIQADRRYKCVGD, from the exons ATGCAAAGCAACAGTCCAATACAACTGACTAAGGTCTTGTCCAGTGCGACGAGTCTAGCG ACTTCTGTGATGGCTTCACTGATTGGCCGCCAGGACACCTCCGCGATCTCGTGCGGGTCTCACATCGAGGCTTCAACGTCACTATACTCTCTAAAAGAAGTGGCCGACCACTGTGACACAGAGTCCTGTTGGATTGTCATTCATGACAAGGTGTATGACGTCACTCATTTCATCCACGAg CATCCCGGTGGCATGGAGATTTTGCTGGAGCACGCCGGAAGGGACGCGACCTTGGATTTTGAGGAGAAAGGTCATTCTCGTCAGGCTTACACAATACTTCCGGGGTTCTGCATTGGAGAACTCATTCAG GCGGACAGACGATACAAGTGTGTAGGTGACTGA